CACAGCCCAGGGTGGTGGACGTGGGCACGGGCAGCGGGGCGATCGCCTTGGCCATCAAGGCCGAGCGGCCAGACGCCGCCGTGAGCGCCAGCGAGCTCTCGGCGGAGGCGCTCGAGGTCGCCCGGGACAACGCCCGGCGCCTCGGCCTCGAGGTTGATTTCGTTCGGTCGGACCTGTTGGGGGCGCCGGCGTTGCAGGAAGCCGTGCGCGGGGCCGACCTGCTGCTCAGCAATCCGCCCTATCTGCCCGAGACGGACAGGGCGTGGCTCTCGCCCGAGGTGCGGGCGGACCCGGCCGAGGCGCTCTTTTCGGGCGAGGACGGCCTGGCGCACTTTCGTAGCCTCGAGGCCCAGGCCTTTGGGCTTGTCAAGCCGGGCGTGAGGATGATGCTCGAGCTCGACCCGCGCAACAGCCAAAAGGCGCTGGCAGAGGCGACGCGCTGGACGGAACGGAAGCTCGAGGCCGACCTCTTGGGCCGGGCACGCTTTCTCGTGCTCGAGCGCTGACAAGGAATCAGCCAGTAGGGCTGATCCTCCGTAGAACGTCTTCTGCAGGCATCAGGCTCTATCCTCCTCGGGCTGCCGCGCAACCGCG
This is a stretch of genomic DNA from Deinococcota bacterium. It encodes these proteins:
- the prmC gene encoding peptide chain release factor N(5)-glutamine methyltransferase — protein: MAELVSRHVATVAEAMALAQERLDAAGVDNPWEDGVSLLGQLLGISRSAVMLERNRPLSLERWTLYLSQLGRRARREPLQHILGVAYFYGLELTVSPAVLIPRPETERLVELALEALTGVPQPRVVDVGTGSGAIALAIKAERPDAAVSASELSAEALEVARDNARRLGLEVDFVRSDLLGAPALQEAVRGADLLLSNPPYLPETDRAWLSPEVRADPAEALFSGEDGLAHFRSLEAQAFGLVKPGVRMMLELDPRNSQKALAEATRWTERKLEADLLGRARFLVLER